The sequence below is a genomic window from Humulus lupulus chromosome 3, drHumLupu1.1, whole genome shotgun sequence.
ATGTCACGCGTTTCCTCgggttcttttcttttcttattttttatttaaaaaaaatatataaatcaaaattAGTATAATAATAAACAGAAGATGAAGCATTCAACATTACTCTTCTTCTCATTTAAAACCCGTATCTTACTCTTACTCTTCCTTTTTgtatttctttctctctttttttttttttaaaaaagccatCTTTATgcactttttttcttcttcactcAAACTTTCATACAAACCATCCAAACCCAAAACTTATTTCATTCCTTTTAACCCTcctttccttcaagtttctattTTTATTCCTTTccctaaccaaaaaaaaaaaatcccatctTTATTCCTTCTTCTTACTCTTTATAAATATAACGATATCAGAGCTTTTTAGAGCTGAATTTtcgattttttttaaatgggtttTTCTGAGAAGAAGCAGCACCAAGGTGTGGACGTGAGTTTAGATTCAGAAACCAAAAAATGGGTCATCGCCGGAATTCCCTTACGAACACCCTTGAAGCCCATATACACCACCAATCCTCCTCCGCCGCCGCCGCCGGTGCTAGTTGACTCGTCGACAAGGGACGCTGATCAAGGCCACGACGATGATCAGTGCCTTTCGACGACGCCCACCGGAGAAGAATCAAAGATTCCGACGAGGCTGACGTGTCCACCGGCGCCGAGGAAGAAGAAGGCTACTTCCAAGTGTAAACTCTACGGTTCTGCTGTTATTAGAGAGTTCTTTACGCCTCCAGACTTAGAAACCGTCTTCATACGCCATCATGTTGAAAGGGCTAATTGATTTTAGTTTAACTCATCGATTAATCAGAAGAAGCTATAGCTTGTACTCAGTCCATATTTTGATTTTTGctaccacttttttttttttttttaatttgtaacaTTTAACTCTCTATGGACTATATATTATGTTATAGGCTAGCTGATTATGATAATACTTGCTTAATTTTCAGTAGTTATAGCTAGCTAGCTAGTGGAGGAGTTTATGATAACTTGATCATGTATATATAGCTCTAGCTATAGgttatatatatgaataaataaattattaaatctCTCAACTTCATTATGTTTTGGTTCATTTTCATGAGTTGATCTATTCATACAGTACTTAAATTAAATCTACTGTTGTtgaagttgatgatgatgatgatgatgatgatgatgagatgAGAAAATAACCAAGGCAACAAAGATagaatatttttttaagtttggGCGGTGATGGTACTTTTCAATcttacttttctttcttttttttccctTCTAAAAAGTGAGTTAATTATCTCCATTGTGACGTGTTGATCTTGTACGTAGTGTGATCTTGTTTCatgaattatataaatatataagtattaTATAGAAGAGTACTACTGTTGATTAGTCATGCGCAAGAGTGTGACACATGCAAGTCAGAATCTAGCTATAAGAAACCAAAAGTGTTTGTGTCAATCAAAAGCTAATGGGGACTAATAATAAGGTTATTAAGCAATAAGATCAAGATGGTTCTTATGCTTCACAGCTGATTGACTATGTATGTGAAAAGATAAATCCCCACATAGCTCTTTATTAAGCTTTTATAACCATTAATTGCTACCAATAAggtgttgaatttttttttcaaccatCATCTCTTCTTTAGACTTAAGAATTTTCTGGCCTTGTAATGCCCCACAGCCATGACCCCCCACTCATCTCGGACTCATCTGGTAGTGGGAAGGGAAGAAGGTtctctcttaattttttttttgcttttgtgATGGTTCAAAATAAAGGACAAAACACATGTGGAAGGGGGTGAAAGATTAGAATCCTATGCTACTTGAATGGTTCTCAGTGTATTAAACTAAACCTTTTAGAGTTTGGACCAATAATTGACACAGTCACttgaaatataatataatatatattatattatattaatatagttttcaagtcttatttttttattgttgtgaCATATTATAGATATTGATAGAATGTTTATCACTAAAAAGGGGAGGTAAGAATTAGACTAGTACCTTATTTGTTTACAAGAGGATAATGTGCATGATCGTGACCAAGGATTGGTGGAGCAAGAGAGTGTGTGTGACTAGGGGAGGGTTTACCGAATCTTAGCTTTATATTTACTTAACTTTTTTCTTATTAAACAAACTTGTCTTGGGATCGGAGCTTTTTTTGTGTCAATAGTTTCTCAACACGTATAATAGTGACTCGGGAATCTTACTTGGCATGTGTGTGGTGGTGGGTCAATTTGGATTTTGGATAATAGTATAGTTTTCTAATTAAAGATTAAATAAGTATAAAGGTAGTATTTTTTGTGAAACCCCATTAAAGGGGGAACCACATGGACACTACATTACACAATTAAATGGCAACTATCAATATTATTTATGGTTATCTAGTAagctttttgttttattttaatcttacaataataataagagttaagAGAGTGAATAATTGTTCTAATGAGCCGAATAGAGTGAAGAATATGCTAAAGAGGATAATATCATATCATAATTGGATATTGGATATAGGATTTCGAGAAACACGTTGcttaaaatggaaaaaaaaatttatttcttcaaatgtttatttattttctagAATAGTGGTTAGAAAACAAAGAATACCAACTTTTAATTTctccaaagaaaaaaaaagtacttCAAAACATATACAAGTTATATATGTATACAGTATACAATGAAGTAATGGGTTTACAGTCTTCATAAATGTTTttaataacaaaaagaaaaactcaTGTGGGACAAGTCGATCAAGTAATAGGCAGTCTTTTTTCTCAGTGAGACTGACAACTCTGACAACTCGAGGCACAAGAGATATAAATCGTATATACGAAAACCATATAGTGAATGATATAATGAATATGAAAGTCAGGGCTGTGTGAAATTAATAATTAGACGATGGGAAACTCAGCGATTGGTTGCCATGTGGGGGCCATTGGATTTGAATCATATAAGGTAGATTTGATGAGGCATGAGACATCTACTACAGTAGATGGAATTTTGTACTTTTATTAGGGTTCAAAAAACTACCACACCTACTACAACACACTGCCGACTTTGGTGGGCTTCGGGGAACAAACCCAAACAAGGTCTGCTCTGGTGAACCGTGTCTCATAAGCCACCACCGGCGACTTTGACTCATGACTCTCGACCCATTCTCCTTCATTTTATTACTAGTCTTTGGTCAATACTCAATACTCAATAGAGTGGACCAAACAACGTTGACTCTACTTTCTTCATGTCAATCAATCTATATATCCCTAGTGTGTTCAGCAACAACAAAAATGTGCTTGTCATTCTACTTGAAACAACATTAT
It includes:
- the LOC133822163 gene encoding cyclin-dependent protein kinase inhibitor SMR6-like; the protein is MGFSEKKQHQGVDVSLDSETKKWVIAGIPLRTPLKPIYTTNPPPPPPPVLVDSSTRDADQGHDDDQCLSTTPTGEESKIPTRLTCPPAPRKKKATSKCKLYGSAVIREFFTPPDLETVFIRHHVERAN